One Paracoccus aminophilus JCM 7686 genomic window carries:
- a CDS encoding DUF736 domain-containing protein, translated as MATIGTFKKTGNEYTGEIVTLSVQAKGVRIVPDLRATGENAPSHRILVGRAEIGAAWSKRSTEGRDYLGLKLDDPSFSHPIYANLFDDEDGEGSSLIWSRPNSRRGE; from the coding sequence ATGGCGACCATCGGCACCTTCAAGAAAACCGGCAACGAATACACCGGCGAAATCGTCACCCTGAGCGTGCAGGCCAAGGGCGTGCGCATCGTCCCCGACCTGCGGGCCACGGGCGAGAACGCACCTTCGCACCGGATCCTGGTGGGCCGCGCGGAGATCGGCGCCGCCTGGTCGAAGCGCTCGACCGAGGGTCGGGACTATCTGGGCCTGAAGCTGGACGATCCGAGCTTCTCACACCCGATCTACGCCAACCTCTTCGACGACGAGGACGGCGAGGGCTCGAGCCTGATCTGGTCGCGCCCCAACAGCCGCCGGGGGGAGTAA
- a CDS encoding helix-turn-helix transcriptional regulator: MVWTIVPEMAHLDARLRAIAPMGYSLVIHVRSLTPEHYVSTYPERWVEIYTERQYAMFDPVNLWARTHSGRIRWSEVPVEKLSPAGTLIMDHAREYGLNYGCGVSRSRIEEYGTLSCLFCAREDRELTDGELDEVEGIFKQLLASIEAARPLSEMERAILSDLANGLPYKEVAHRQGVSTETIKKRLERIRNLLGARNSVQAVAIATKRGLILNQPASGPE; the protein is encoded by the coding sequence ATGGTTTGGACTATTGTTCCAGAAATGGCCCATTTGGATGCCCGGCTGCGGGCAATTGCACCGATGGGCTATTCACTCGTCATCCATGTGCGCAGTTTGACGCCAGAGCATTATGTCTCCACCTATCCGGAGCGTTGGGTCGAGATTTACACTGAGCGGCAATATGCGATGTTTGATCCGGTCAATCTCTGGGCCAGGACGCATTCAGGTCGCATCAGATGGAGTGAAGTGCCGGTCGAAAAGCTCTCGCCTGCTGGCACTCTGATAATGGATCACGCGCGCGAGTATGGCCTCAACTATGGTTGCGGCGTTTCTCGCAGTCGCATTGAAGAATATGGCACGCTCAGCTGCCTGTTTTGCGCCCGCGAGGATCGGGAACTGACCGACGGTGAGCTGGACGAGGTTGAGGGCATATTCAAACAGCTGCTCGCCTCTATCGAGGCGGCAAGACCGCTTTCAGAGATGGAGCGTGCTATCCTTTCTGATCTGGCGAACGGTTTGCCCTATAAGGAAGTCGCGCATCGACAGGGCGTCAGTACCGAGACCATAAAGAAGCGCCTGGAGCGGATAAGGAACCTGCTCGGGGCGCGGAACTCGGTACAGGCAGTGGCAATCGCTACCAAGCGCGGTCTGATCCTGAACCAGCCAGCGTCAGGGCCTGAATAG